The DNA region CCATAAAAAATCCCGACCGAGGCCATTACCGGTTTGGACAATGGAAGGATCAAACTCCGGATGATGCGAATTTCCCCGCAGCCGTCTATCCGGCAAGAATCAATCAACTCGTTCGGAAGCTGGGCGAAAAAGGAGCGCATCACGAACAGATTAAACGCGCTAATCGCCGTCGGAATCATCAATGCCCACAGCGTGTTCATCAATCTGATCTCCTTGATCAGGATGAATTCGGGAATGAGCGGCGCCGTAAAAATCATCGTAATCAGCACATATATCAGCACAAATTTGCGGCCGACGTACTCTTTCCGAGACAACGGATACGCAAGCGACGTCGTTGCTATCAGATTGATCAACGTTCCGAGAATCGTGATGTACACGGAAATGGCGAACGACCGCCAAATCGAGGCATCATTGAATACGTATTGGTAGTACATGAATGTGAAATCTACCGGCCAAAACAGCACGTCTCCGTTGTCGATCGCTTTCGGGCTGCTGAAGGACTGGGCGACGATATTCAATATCGGCAAAAACATGCTGAGGGCGACCGCGGACAAGAAAATATAATTACACACGACGAATATTTTTCTGGCCGTACTGTAACGTTTCAACCGATCACCTCCCTTTTTGACGAAGTATGAATCAATACAGCGACTCCCCTGTCGCCCTTCGGCTTAGTGTATTGGCCACAAAAAGCAGGAACAGTCCGACGACCGACTTGAACAAACCGATGGCCGTGGCGTAGCTATACTGCTGCATCTGCAGGCCGGCCTTGTAAATATAGGTGTCGAGAATTTCGCTGTTTTGCAGGTTCAGCGGATTTTGAAACACGTACACTCTTTCAAATCCGTAATCCATGAAATCGCCAATTTTCAACAGAAATAGTACGGTAATCACCGGCAATAGCGACGGAATGGTGATCGACAGCGTCTGCCGCCAACGGCTTGCGCCATCAATTTCGGCCACCTCGTACAGTTCCGGATTAATGCCCGCCAGTGCAGCCAAATAAATGATCGTGCCGTAACCAACGTCGCGCCAAAGACCGGAGCCGACAAGCACGCTACGGATATAAGCGTTATCCCCCAAAAAATAAATCGGTTCGAAGCCAAAAAACACAAGAATTTGATTGACGAAACCGGACGACGGCGAAAGAATGCCGATAAAAATTCCGCTGATGATCACCCAGGACAAAAAATGGGGAGCGTAAATGATCGTCTGCACCGTCCGTTTGAACACCATCAAACGCAGTTCATTCAACAGCAACGCGATGAAAATCGGCGCCGGGAAGGCGATCAGGATGTCGTAAATGCCCAGAATGATCGTGTTTTTCAAAATCCTGATGAAATCGTAGTGCGAAAACATTTTTTCGAAATTGGCGAACCCGACCCAGGGGCTGCCGGTGAACCCCTGAAAAA from Bacilli bacterium includes:
- a CDS encoding carbohydrate ABC transporter permease; the protein is MKRYSTARKIFVVCNYIFLSAVALSMFLPILNIVAQSFSSPKAIDNGDVLFWPVDFTFMYYQYVFNDASIWRSFAISVYITILGTLINLIATTSLAYPLSRKEYVGRKFVLIYVLITMIFTAPLIPEFILIKEIRLMNTLWALMIPTAISAFNLFVMRSFFAQLPNELIDSCRIDGCGEIRIIRSLILPLSKPVMASVGIFYGVTNWNTYKNALYFINDRSLYPLQIKLREMLVNDNLADTGNQLFSELATASPQGVQMTVIIVATIPMVLIYPFLQKHFTKGMLLGSLKS
- a CDS encoding ABC transporter permease subunit translates to MKTGVQTTIAPRLPTRSFRRTIRYMKKYKTLYLLSIPGILYFLVFKYTPLMGSVIAFQKYNIFQGFTGSPWVGFANFEKMFSHYDFIRILKNTIILGIYDILIAFPAPIFIALLLNELRLMVFKRTVQTIIYAPHFLSWVIISGIFIGILSPSSGFVNQILVFFGFEPIYFLGDNAYIRSVLVGSGLWRDVGYGTIIYLAALAGINPELYEVAEIDGASRWRQTLSITIPSLLPVITVLFLLKIGDFMDYGFERVYVFQNPLNLQNSEILDTYIYKAGLQMQQYSYATAIGLFKSVVGLFLLFVANTLSRRATGESLY